One genomic window of Daphnia pulex isolate KAP4 chromosome 10, ASM2113471v1 includes the following:
- the LOC124203732 gene encoding uncharacterized protein LOC124203732 isoform X2 — translation MTRVRCFVRACNNASYKKDSNCSFHDFPSDKKLKEKWLAEIMKYEKSCGWSEWLRKTTAHSKICSDHFEPQCFLDFSKLKKLNPTAVPTVFSSPFQSAESVKNSGTSAVNSHFLEEQRRVEIFGSDHTYGRTVIQPVQQPNELQPIEVVLLEDSLTEDDWIPLARARTDTRSMTPPIRAPYDLTGRMVEEPEKTLPVNRISASEPTVTLPTAVTSSDQGRVLVTCGQTAIQAYIAQQQKEIRTILSTSGGSVTKGGGIPIKRARIDTASVTRPRAPYDLTGRMVEEPEKTLAVNRISASKPAVTLPTPTTSSNQGLLPNDRTEMSILPKCGGSVTNRGSGGIPIQRAKIDTASVPRRIAPYDLTARMVEEPEKTLAVNGISGFQPAPATLPIPSPASNQDFVILFTPQPTIPAALPVQNTNYYLVPTPVASSVVASKTVTGISDNQQNQQQRVEPNPGTCKPKKNKEVTQKAIKKRNAAYEKQRQMVRKLKRRVEQMERTYDKLLNTVGFALYERSQKDIRVKRMFRSIERSDAFRR, via the exons ATGACAAGAGTACGGTGTTTCGTTCGTGCATGTAACAATGCATCTTACAAGAAAGATTCAAATTGTTCTTTTCACGATTTTCCGTCAGATAAAAAGCTCAAGGAAAAGTGGTTAgcagaaataatgaaatacgAAAAGTCATGTGGTTGGTCGGAATGGCTGCGTAAGACAACAGcacattcaaaaatttgtaGCGATCATTTTGAACCACAATGCTTCCTAGATTttagtaaattgaaaaaacttAACCCCACAGCAGTGCCAACCGTTTTCTCATCACCATTTCAATCTGCTGAAAGTGTTAAAAACAGTG GAACATCTGCTGTCAACAGCCATTTTTTGGAAGAACAGAGGAGAGTGGAAATTTTTGGAAGTGATCACACTTATGGCCGAACAGTAATTCAACCCGTCCAACAACCAAATGAACTCCAGCCAATTGAAGTTGTACTACTCGAAGACAGTTTGACa GAAGATGATTGGATTCCCTTAGCAAGAGCAAGAACGGATACACGTTCAATGACACCACCAATAAGAGCGCCGTATGATTTAACTGGAAGGATGGTAGAAGAACCGGAAAAAACTTTACCTGTGAACAGAATTTCCGCTTCAGAACCAACCGTCACATTACCTACTGCTGTCACATCTAGCGATCAAGGACGTGTACTCGTAACATGTGGCCAAACAGCAATTCAAGCTTACATTGCTcagcaacaaaaagaaattcggaCAATCCTATCAACATCCGGAGGCAGTGTGACG AAAGGTGGTGGAATTCCCATTAAAAGAGCAAGAATTGACACAGCTTCAGTCACACGACCAAGAGCGCCGTATGATTTAACTGGAAGAATGGTAGAAGAACCGGAAAAAACTTTAGCTGTGAATAGAATTTCCGCTTCTAAACCAGCCGTCACATTACCTACTCCTACTACATCTAGCAATCAAGGACTTTTACCAAATGACCGAACAGAAATGTCAATCCTACCAAAATGCGGAGGCAGTGTGACG AATCGGGGAAGTGGTGGAATTCCCATTCAAAGAGCAAAAATTGACACAGCTTCAGTCCCACGACGAATAGCACCGTATGATTTAACTGCAAGAATGGTAGAAGAACCTGAAAAAACTTTAGCTGTGAACGGAATTTCCGGTTTTCAACCAGCCCCCGCAACATTACCTATTCCTTCTCCAGCTAGCAATCAGGATTTCGTAATCTTATTTACTCCTCAGCCTACGATTCCGGCCGCTCTTCCCGTTCAAAATACTAACTACTATCTAGTGCCAACTCCTGTGGCTTCATCAGTCGTCGCCAGCAAGACAGTAACAGGAATCTCTGATAATCAGCAAAATCAGCAACAACGCGTTGAACCCAATCCTGGAACTTGCAAACCGA aaaaaaataaagaagtgacGCAGAAAGCAATCAAAAAGCGTAACGCTGCCTATGAGAAACAAAGACAAATGGTGAGGAAACTGAAGCGTAGGGTAGAGCAAATGGAAAGAACGTATGACAAGCTTCTGAATACCGTGGGATTTGCATTATACGAGCGAAGCCAAAAGGACATTCGAGTCAAACGAATGTTTCGTTCCATCGAACGAAGCGATGCTTTCAGGAGATGA
- the LOC124203732 gene encoding uncharacterized protein LOC124203732 isoform X1 has protein sequence MTRVRCFVRACNNASYKKDSNCSFHDFPSDKKLKEKWLAEIMKYEKSCGWSEWLRKTTAHSKICSDHFEPQCFLDFSKLKKLNPTAVPTVFSSPFQSAESVKNSGTSAVNSHFLEEQRRVEIFGSDHTYGRTVIQPVQQPNELQPIEVVLLEDSLTNHTQEDDWIPLARARTDTRSMTPPIRAPYDLTGRMVEEPEKTLPVNRISASEPTVTLPTAVTSSDQGRVLVTCGQTAIQAYIAQQQKEIRTILSTSGGSVTKGGGIPIKRARIDTASVTRPRAPYDLTGRMVEEPEKTLAVNRISASKPAVTLPTPTTSSNQGLLPNDRTEMSILPKCGGSVTNRGSGGIPIQRAKIDTASVPRRIAPYDLTARMVEEPEKTLAVNGISGFQPAPATLPIPSPASNQDFVILFTPQPTIPAALPVQNTNYYLVPTPVASSVVASKTVTGISDNQQNQQQRVEPNPGTCKPKKNKEVTQKAIKKRNAAYEKQRQMVRKLKRRVEQMERTYDKLLNTVGFALYERSQKDIRVKRMFRSIERSDAFRR, from the exons ATGACAAGAGTACGGTGTTTCGTTCGTGCATGTAACAATGCATCTTACAAGAAAGATTCAAATTGTTCTTTTCACGATTTTCCGTCAGATAAAAAGCTCAAGGAAAAGTGGTTAgcagaaataatgaaatacgAAAAGTCATGTGGTTGGTCGGAATGGCTGCGTAAGACAACAGcacattcaaaaatttgtaGCGATCATTTTGAACCACAATGCTTCCTAGATTttagtaaattgaaaaaacttAACCCCACAGCAGTGCCAACCGTTTTCTCATCACCATTTCAATCTGCTGAAAGTGTTAAAAACAGTG GAACATCTGCTGTCAACAGCCATTTTTTGGAAGAACAGAGGAGAGTGGAAATTTTTGGAAGTGATCACACTTATGGCCGAACAGTAATTCAACCCGTCCAACAACCAAATGAACTCCAGCCAATTGAAGTTGTACTACTCGAAGACAGTTTGACa AATCATACCCAGGAAGATGATTGGATTCCCTTAGCAAGAGCAAGAACGGATACACGTTCAATGACACCACCAATAAGAGCGCCGTATGATTTAACTGGAAGGATGGTAGAAGAACCGGAAAAAACTTTACCTGTGAACAGAATTTCCGCTTCAGAACCAACCGTCACATTACCTACTGCTGTCACATCTAGCGATCAAGGACGTGTACTCGTAACATGTGGCCAAACAGCAATTCAAGCTTACATTGCTcagcaacaaaaagaaattcggaCAATCCTATCAACATCCGGAGGCAGTGTGACG AAAGGTGGTGGAATTCCCATTAAAAGAGCAAGAATTGACACAGCTTCAGTCACACGACCAAGAGCGCCGTATGATTTAACTGGAAGAATGGTAGAAGAACCGGAAAAAACTTTAGCTGTGAATAGAATTTCCGCTTCTAAACCAGCCGTCACATTACCTACTCCTACTACATCTAGCAATCAAGGACTTTTACCAAATGACCGAACAGAAATGTCAATCCTACCAAAATGCGGAGGCAGTGTGACG AATCGGGGAAGTGGTGGAATTCCCATTCAAAGAGCAAAAATTGACACAGCTTCAGTCCCACGACGAATAGCACCGTATGATTTAACTGCAAGAATGGTAGAAGAACCTGAAAAAACTTTAGCTGTGAACGGAATTTCCGGTTTTCAACCAGCCCCCGCAACATTACCTATTCCTTCTCCAGCTAGCAATCAGGATTTCGTAATCTTATTTACTCCTCAGCCTACGATTCCGGCCGCTCTTCCCGTTCAAAATACTAACTACTATCTAGTGCCAACTCCTGTGGCTTCATCAGTCGTCGCCAGCAAGACAGTAACAGGAATCTCTGATAATCAGCAAAATCAGCAACAACGCGTTGAACCCAATCCTGGAACTTGCAAACCGA aaaaaaataaagaagtgacGCAGAAAGCAATCAAAAAGCGTAACGCTGCCTATGAGAAACAAAGACAAATGGTGAGGAAACTGAAGCGTAGGGTAGAGCAAATGGAAAGAACGTATGACAAGCTTCTGAATACCGTGGGATTTGCATTATACGAGCGAAGCCAAAAGGACATTCGAGTCAAACGAATGTTTCGTTCCATCGAACGAAGCGATGCTTTCAGGAGATGA
- the LOC124203732 gene encoding uncharacterized protein LOC124203732 isoform X3, giving the protein MTRVRCFVRACNNASYKKDSNCSFHDFPSDKKLKEKWLAEIMKYEKSCGWSEWLRKTTAHSKICSDHFEPQCFLDFSKLKKLNPTAVPTVFSSPFQSAESVKNSGTSAVNSHFLEEQRRVEIFGSDHTYGRTVIQPVQQPNELQPIEVVLLEDSLTNHTQEDDWIPLARARTDTRSMTPPIRAPYDLTGRMVEEPEKTLPVNRISASEPTVTLPTAVTSSDQGRVLVTCGQTAIQAYIAQQQKEIRTILSTSGGSVTNRGSGGIPIQRAKIDTASVPRRIAPYDLTARMVEEPEKTLAVNGISGFQPAPATLPIPSPASNQDFVILFTPQPTIPAALPVQNTNYYLVPTPVASSVVASKTVTGISDNQQNQQQRVEPNPGTCKPKKNKEVTQKAIKKRNAAYEKQRQMVRKLKRRVEQMERTYDKLLNTVGFALYERSQKDIRVKRMFRSIERSDAFRR; this is encoded by the exons ATGACAAGAGTACGGTGTTTCGTTCGTGCATGTAACAATGCATCTTACAAGAAAGATTCAAATTGTTCTTTTCACGATTTTCCGTCAGATAAAAAGCTCAAGGAAAAGTGGTTAgcagaaataatgaaatacgAAAAGTCATGTGGTTGGTCGGAATGGCTGCGTAAGACAACAGcacattcaaaaatttgtaGCGATCATTTTGAACCACAATGCTTCCTAGATTttagtaaattgaaaaaacttAACCCCACAGCAGTGCCAACCGTTTTCTCATCACCATTTCAATCTGCTGAAAGTGTTAAAAACAGTG GAACATCTGCTGTCAACAGCCATTTTTTGGAAGAACAGAGGAGAGTGGAAATTTTTGGAAGTGATCACACTTATGGCCGAACAGTAATTCAACCCGTCCAACAACCAAATGAACTCCAGCCAATTGAAGTTGTACTACTCGAAGACAGTTTGACa AATCATACCCAGGAAGATGATTGGATTCCCTTAGCAAGAGCAAGAACGGATACACGTTCAATGACACCACCAATAAGAGCGCCGTATGATTTAACTGGAAGGATGGTAGAAGAACCGGAAAAAACTTTACCTGTGAACAGAATTTCCGCTTCAGAACCAACCGTCACATTACCTACTGCTGTCACATCTAGCGATCAAGGACGTGTACTCGTAACATGTGGCCAAACAGCAATTCAAGCTTACATTGCTcagcaacaaaaagaaattcggaCAATCCTATCAACATCCGGAGGCAGTGTGACG AATCGGGGAAGTGGTGGAATTCCCATTCAAAGAGCAAAAATTGACACAGCTTCAGTCCCACGACGAATAGCACCGTATGATTTAACTGCAAGAATGGTAGAAGAACCTGAAAAAACTTTAGCTGTGAACGGAATTTCCGGTTTTCAACCAGCCCCCGCAACATTACCTATTCCTTCTCCAGCTAGCAATCAGGATTTCGTAATCTTATTTACTCCTCAGCCTACGATTCCGGCCGCTCTTCCCGTTCAAAATACTAACTACTATCTAGTGCCAACTCCTGTGGCTTCATCAGTCGTCGCCAGCAAGACAGTAACAGGAATCTCTGATAATCAGCAAAATCAGCAACAACGCGTTGAACCCAATCCTGGAACTTGCAAACCGA aaaaaaataaagaagtgacGCAGAAAGCAATCAAAAAGCGTAACGCTGCCTATGAGAAACAAAGACAAATGGTGAGGAAACTGAAGCGTAGGGTAGAGCAAATGGAAAGAACGTATGACAAGCTTCTGAATACCGTGGGATTTGCATTATACGAGCGAAGCCAAAAGGACATTCGAGTCAAACGAATGTTTCGTTCCATCGAACGAAGCGATGCTTTCAGGAGATGA